A portion of the Sulfuriferula sp. AH1 genome contains these proteins:
- a CDS encoding efflux RND transporter periplasmic adaptor subunit, with protein MNHLLAKPIVIAVAAMLLLAGCSEKPADHAATEVTNTVKANVVLVNPGNTAIIVTAPGNVVAQQQAQIASRLMGFIREINVDVGQKVKAGQRLFSVDPADIQGQVSQANAGLAQARAALADARNDYERFGALYKEEAIPKAQWDKIRLQYQIAQQQAAAAQAGVNTANAQMRYATLTAPFAGIITQKLANVGDLAAPGHPVLMLENPDKLQVQTQVSADVYAHLQPGSPASLSVGGQTTALTGKVAQLVPAADPMSRTYQVKIDLPAGHTLKSGMFVQVGFAIGERSSLRVPASAVLDRAGITGVFVVDRQNIAHYRMVRVGDTSNGLTDIQSGLSTGERVVSPAPANLQSGDKVVSSGAGNV; from the coding sequence GTGAACCATCTACTTGCAAAACCTATTGTCATCGCTGTTGCCGCCATGTTATTGCTGGCCGGATGTAGCGAGAAACCAGCCGATCATGCTGCTACTGAAGTGACGAACACGGTCAAGGCCAATGTCGTCCTCGTCAATCCGGGCAATACCGCCATCATAGTCACCGCTCCTGGCAATGTCGTGGCCCAGCAGCAAGCCCAGATCGCCTCCCGCCTGATGGGATTCATACGCGAAATCAACGTCGATGTCGGCCAGAAAGTCAAAGCTGGTCAACGCCTGTTCTCCGTCGATCCAGCCGATATTCAGGGCCAGGTCAGCCAGGCCAACGCAGGTCTCGCTCAGGCGCGAGCCGCATTGGCCGATGCCAGGAACGACTACGAACGCTTTGGCGCTTTGTACAAGGAAGAAGCCATTCCCAAGGCGCAATGGGACAAAATCCGCCTGCAATACCAGATCGCACAACAACAGGCCGCAGCTGCACAAGCCGGGGTGAACACGGCGAACGCGCAAATGCGCTATGCCACGCTCACCGCACCTTTTGCGGGCATCATCACCCAGAAGCTGGCCAACGTGGGCGACCTTGCTGCACCGGGCCACCCCGTCCTGATGCTGGAAAACCCCGATAAACTGCAAGTACAAACCCAGGTATCCGCCGATGTCTATGCCCATTTGCAACCGGGTTCGCCGGCAAGCCTGAGCGTGGGCGGTCAGACAACTGCACTCACCGGCAAAGTCGCGCAACTGGTACCTGCTGCCGACCCGATGAGCCGTACCTATCAGGTCAAGATTGATTTGCCCGCCGGCCACACGCTCAAAAGCGGCATGTTCGTACAAGTCGGTTTCGCCATCGGCGAGCGTTCCAGCTTGCGCGTCCCCGCCAGCGCGGTACTCGACCGTGCCGGCATCACCGGCGTATTCGTGGTCGACAGGCAGAACATCGCCCACTATCGCATGGTACGCGTCGGCGACACCAGCAACGGCCTGACCGATATCCAGTCCGGCCTAAGCACCGGGGAACGCGTGGTCAGCCCGGCGCCAGCCAACCTGCAATCCGGCGACAAGGTCGTCAGTTCGGGGGCCGGCAATGTCTGA
- a CDS encoding TolC family protein has product MKPHVMIRHKMALSALALSVSLLWSASASAETLSFAQCVDTALKQNFDLSVSRSQIDQAEAGLNQVQGSRMPKLTVSLNAAGSNDALTAFGMKLSQRNATFNDFGATQYLGPASASVAPEALNYPGFTSNFNTRLEVQLPIYTGGMISGGIQQAQAYIKAARNGDEAARQRVIFQVLQAYQGVHTARAYLNVAKQGEAAAESQVKTMESLVKGGVIVKSDLLSAKVHLEDIRVQRAQAENAVSSALDQLHLLLGIPLSQPLDVGAPVNVTPTTATTETLRQTAVANNPGINALRQQVAASQASVGVARAAYKPQVGLMLRQEWNDPRLGFSANSYTVGGSVSWTAFDGGVTSASVARARAAQDEVAAKLAQAEAGIAYQVEDARRKANEAEQRLTARKLASEQAEEAAALVNKRYANGVATITEQLGAQAQLDKARADVVAAEYDLAIQRASLKLALGQLEFDQL; this is encoded by the coding sequence ATGAAACCACACGTCATGATTCGCCACAAAATGGCGCTAAGCGCATTAGCGCTGTCTGTCAGCCTTCTCTGGTCCGCTTCCGCTTCCGCTGAAACCCTGAGCTTCGCTCAGTGCGTCGATACTGCATTAAAACAAAATTTCGACCTGAGTGTTAGTCGATCCCAAATCGATCAGGCCGAGGCCGGATTGAATCAGGTTCAAGGCAGCCGCATGCCGAAACTGACGGTATCGCTGAATGCGGCTGGCTCCAATGATGCATTGACTGCGTTTGGCATGAAACTATCGCAACGCAACGCCACCTTCAATGATTTCGGCGCGACCCAGTACCTGGGGCCGGCCAGTGCGTCAGTTGCGCCAGAGGCACTGAATTATCCCGGATTCACCAGTAATTTCAACACACGTCTTGAGGTCCAGCTGCCCATTTATACCGGCGGCATGATCAGCGGCGGCATCCAGCAAGCCCAGGCCTATATCAAAGCCGCGCGCAACGGCGACGAAGCCGCTCGCCAGCGCGTCATTTTCCAGGTGTTGCAAGCCTATCAGGGCGTACATACCGCGCGCGCCTATCTGAATGTGGCCAAACAAGGCGAAGCCGCAGCCGAATCTCAAGTCAAAACGATGGAAAGCCTGGTAAAAGGCGGCGTTATCGTGAAAAGCGATCTGCTCTCGGCAAAAGTACATCTCGAGGATATCCGCGTACAACGCGCGCAGGCTGAAAACGCTGTCAGCAGCGCACTCGATCAACTGCATCTGCTGCTAGGCATCCCGTTATCGCAACCCCTGGACGTAGGCGCACCCGTCAACGTCACGCCAACTACGGCGACGACCGAAACACTTCGCCAGACCGCCGTTGCCAACAACCCCGGCATCAATGCACTGCGACAGCAGGTGGCCGCCAGCCAGGCCAGTGTCGGCGTGGCCCGGGCCGCCTATAAACCGCAAGTGGGCTTGATGCTGCGACAGGAATGGAACGACCCGCGATTGGGTTTCAGCGCCAATTCATATACCGTCGGCGGTTCCGTCTCCTGGACGGCCTTTGACGGCGGCGTCACTTCGGCCAGCGTCGCCCGTGCGCGTGCAGCGCAGGATGAGGTGGCAGCGAAACTCGCTCAAGCCGAGGCAGGCATTGCCTATCAGGTAGAAGATGCGCGGCGCAAGGCAAACGAAGCGGAACAGCGCCTGACAGCACGCAAGCTCGCCAGTGAACAGGCCGAAGAAGCCGCCGCCCTGGTCAACAAGCGTTATGCCAACGGGGTAGCAACCATTACCGAACAACTCGGCGCACAAGCGCAACTCGATAAAGCGCGCGCAGACGTCGTCGCCGCTGAATACGATCTCGCCATACAGCGTGCCAGCCTCAAGCTCGCACTGGGCCAGCTCGAATTTGACCAATTATAA
- a CDS encoding DEAD/DEAH box helicase, which yields MAFSDLGLVPEILRAVEECGYTEPTPVQAQVIPVALTGCDVMAGAQTGTGKTAGFTLPMLSRLAPFATHSPSPARHPIRALILVPTRELAMQVEESVHTYGKHLPLRTTVVYGGVNMNAQIAILRGGIDILVATPGRLLDHVQNKTINLSQVQMLILDEADRMLDMGFMPDLRRIIELLPAGRQNLMFSATFSGEIKKLADSIMNKPQLIEVARRNTAAETVRQVVHPVHKERKHALLTHLIKSRQLRQVLVFCGTKLGANRLAQHLSRDGIPANAIHGDKTQQARVEALDQFKQGAIQVLVATDVAARGIDIDQLPFVVNYDLPHAAEDYVHRIGRTGRAGASGEALSLVSEEELRYLADIEKLLNMKISAEIVPGFEPALGAMPEPVRIQRQRTERAPRPLAADTVLVPRRERTETEVPDTPLTERAKEPNRRKQVAALFLPPVARN from the coding sequence ATGGCTTTTTCAGATCTCGGTCTAGTACCTGAGATACTTCGCGCGGTTGAAGAATGTGGCTATACCGAACCTACGCCGGTGCAGGCGCAGGTGATTCCGGTGGCCTTGACCGGATGCGATGTGATGGCGGGGGCCCAGACCGGTACCGGTAAAACGGCCGGTTTTACTCTGCCCATGCTCAGCCGTCTTGCGCCTTTTGCTACGCATAGCCCGTCGCCTGCGCGCCATCCGATCCGTGCACTGATCCTGGTTCCTACCCGCGAACTTGCAATGCAAGTGGAAGAGAGCGTGCATACCTACGGCAAACACCTGCCGTTACGTACGACTGTCGTGTATGGCGGTGTGAACATGAATGCGCAGATCGCTATCCTGCGCGGCGGTATCGATATTCTGGTCGCTACGCCAGGGCGATTGCTCGATCATGTGCAGAACAAGACGATTAACCTGTCACAAGTGCAAATGCTGATTCTGGATGAAGCCGATCGCATGCTGGACATGGGTTTCATGCCCGATCTGCGGCGCATTATCGAATTGCTGCCGGCCGGCCGGCAGAATCTGATGTTCTCGGCGACGTTCTCCGGCGAAATCAAGAAGCTGGCTGACAGCATCATGAACAAGCCGCAGCTGATCGAGGTGGCGCGCCGTAACACCGCAGCCGAAACGGTCAGGCAGGTAGTGCATCCGGTACACAAGGAACGCAAGCACGCGTTGCTGACGCATTTGATCAAGTCGCGCCAATTGCGTCAGGTGCTGGTGTTTTGCGGTACCAAGCTGGGGGCCAATCGGCTGGCGCAGCATTTAAGCCGCGACGGCATTCCGGCCAACGCGATTCATGGCGACAAGACTCAGCAGGCGCGCGTTGAAGCGCTGGATCAATTCAAGCAGGGCGCCATCCAGGTGCTGGTTGCCACCGATGTGGCGGCGCGGGGTATCGATATCGATCAGCTGCCATTTGTGGTGAATTATGATTTGCCGCATGCCGCAGAAGATTATGTGCATCGTATCGGACGTACCGGACGTGCGGGTGCCTCGGGTGAGGCATTGTCGCTGGTGTCGGAAGAAGAGTTGCGTTATCTGGCCGATATTGAAAAATTGCTCAACATGAAGATTTCCGCTGAAATCGTTCCCGGTTTCGAGCCTGCACTCGGTGCGATGCCGGAGCCGGTGCGGATCCAGCGCCAACGGACTGAACGCGCTCCGCGTCCGCTTGCTGCGGACACGGTTCTTGTCCCTCGCCGCGAACGGACCGAGACCGAGGTGCCGGATACTCCTCTGACCGAGCGTGCCAAAGAGCCTAATCGTCGCAAGCAGGTCGCCGCATTGTTTTTACCGCCAGTTGCCCGTAACTAA
- a CDS encoding DUF3301 domain-containing protein: MEWGILAIVLVLAWFWLDSMKCNDIAVTAARRAAHLSGVQLLDDTVALDKIRLARDRDVGVGLRRIYRFEFSDTGDNRRGGVVVLHNAKVETVNLGNVWAVTPTTVD, from the coding sequence ATGGAGTGGGGCATACTGGCCATCGTCCTGGTCTTGGCATGGTTCTGGCTGGATAGCATGAAATGCAACGACATCGCGGTCACCGCAGCCCGGCGCGCGGCGCATTTGTCCGGTGTGCAGTTGCTGGATGACACGGTGGCACTGGATAAAATTCGTCTGGCGCGGGATAGGGATGTGGGAGTGGGTTTGCGGCGCATCTATCGTTTTGAGTTCAGCGACACCGGCGACAATCGTCGCGGCGGTGTCGTTGTATTGCATAATGCCAAGGTGGAAACGGTTAATCTGGGAAATGTATGGGCAGTAACCCCAACTACTGTTGATTAG
- a CDS encoding MBL fold metallo-hydrolase produces the protein MKLFKQLGYALMGALLLPASAFADDNPVRDYPAQKIAAHTYVIHGPLGQPSPQNQGFMNNPGFIITKDGVVVIDPGASLEAGRMVLRQIAKHTALPVTYVFDTHIHGDHWLGNQAIAQAYPDAKLVAHPEMIRKAQEGGAEEWVALVNKLTDNYTASTRAVIPTIPVVDDQTIQTGGMHFHVYAPENAHSKTDIMIEVVEDSVLFTGDNVLNNYIARLDDATFKGSIAACDRAIGLHDKHYVPGHGQTGKVAIVKRYREYLSTLYAAVKEQYDAGKSDYEMKDAVAAKLKKFSNLPGFTEQLGKHISLAILEIEANQQ, from the coding sequence ATGAAACTCTTCAAACAACTTGGTTATGCGCTGATGGGTGCGCTATTGTTGCCGGCGAGCGCTTTTGCAGACGACAACCCTGTCCGTGATTATCCTGCTCAGAAAATCGCTGCTCACACCTACGTAATACACGGCCCGCTGGGCCAGCCTTCGCCGCAAAACCAGGGTTTCATGAACAATCCCGGCTTTATCATTACCAAGGACGGTGTAGTCGTCATCGATCCGGGTGCCAGCCTGGAGGCCGGGCGCATGGTGCTGCGACAAATCGCCAAACATACCGCGCTACCGGTCACTTACGTATTTGATACCCATATCCATGGCGATCATTGGCTGGGCAATCAGGCCATCGCTCAAGCTTATCCGGATGCCAAGCTGGTCGCTCATCCCGAAATGATACGCAAGGCCCAGGAGGGGGGAGCGGAAGAATGGGTCGCGCTGGTCAACAAGCTGACAGACAATTACACCGCCTCCACCCGGGCCGTCATTCCCACCATACCGGTGGTAGACGACCAGACCATCCAGACGGGCGGCATGCATTTTCATGTTTACGCACCGGAAAATGCCCACAGCAAAACCGATATCATGATCGAAGTCGTTGAAGATTCGGTATTATTTACCGGGGATAATGTGCTGAATAACTATATTGCCCGCCTGGATGATGCCACCTTCAAGGGCAGCATCGCCGCTTGCGACCGCGCCATCGGCCTGCATGACAAGCATTACGTGCCCGGACATGGCCAGACGGGCAAGGTAGCCATCGTCAAACGCTATCGTGAATATCTGAGCACGCTGTATGCGGCAGTGAAGGAACAGTACGATGCCGGGAAGAGCGATTATGAAATGAAGGATGCCGTCGCTGCCAAGCTGAAAAAATTCAGCAATTTGCCCGGATTCACCGAACAGCTAGGCAAGCATATCAGTCTGGCGATACTGGAAATCGAGGCTAATCAACAGTAG
- a CDS encoding ferredoxin--NADP reductase: MHTATITSIQQASPSVKIFQLDYGQQPFRYLAGQWIDLYANVNGKTEVGGYSMTSSPHQSGSGIELAVKSSTRHPVTRWLHEDAKIGDTVRISDGQGVFVYQPEMSHRVVLVGAGVGVTPLISIFRYIAAAVPQTDVTLVYSIPDADEYLFQADIEALSQQPNCHHLITLTQPDAKWQGRSGRIDAQLLREAGMSDDTLYYLCGPQGMVEDAGAVLTSIGVPASRIIYEKWW; the protein is encoded by the coding sequence ATGCACACTGCCACGATTACATCAATACAACAAGCCTCGCCCAGCGTCAAAATTTTCCAGCTGGATTACGGTCAGCAACCTTTTCGTTATCTGGCCGGACAATGGATAGACCTATACGCCAATGTGAATGGCAAAACCGAAGTGGGCGGGTATTCCATGACCTCCTCACCGCATCAGTCCGGCAGCGGCATAGAACTGGCGGTCAAATCCAGTACACGCCATCCGGTAACGCGCTGGCTGCATGAAGATGCCAAAATCGGCGATACCGTGCGGATTTCCGATGGTCAGGGCGTCTTTGTCTATCAACCGGAGATGAGCCATCGCGTGGTACTGGTTGGCGCCGGGGTGGGCGTCACCCCGCTCATCAGTATTTTCCGCTACATTGCTGCAGCAGTACCGCAAACCGATGTCACGCTGGTTTACAGCATTCCTGACGCCGATGAATATCTGTTCCAGGCCGATATCGAAGCACTGAGCCAACAGCCCAATTGCCATCATCTCATCACCCTCACGCAACCTGATGCCAAATGGCAGGGGCGCAGCGGGCGCATAGATGCGCAACTGCTGCGCGAGGCCGGAATGAGTGACGATACCTTGTATTACTTATGCGGTCCGCAAGGCATGGTAGAGGATGCCGGTGCGGTACTTACCAGTATCGGCGTGCCTGCCAGCCGTATCATTTACGAAAAGTGGTGGTAA
- the msrB gene encoding peptide-methionine (R)-S-oxide reductase MsrB, with the protein MPTRPIPDDEELRARMSPEQYHICREHGTERAFTGKYWDHKAAGTYHCAVCGETLFDAAHKYDSGSGWPSFWQSANPEAIEERVDHSLMMARTEVLCRHCHSHLGHVFNDGPPPTGLRYCINSASLEFEPQP; encoded by the coding sequence ATGCCGACACGACCTATTCCCGATGACGAAGAACTGCGAGCACGCATGTCCCCCGAGCAGTATCACATTTGCCGCGAACACGGCACCGAGCGCGCCTTTACCGGCAAATACTGGGACCATAAGGCAGCCGGCACCTATCATTGCGCCGTATGTGGGGAAACATTATTTGACGCCGCTCATAAATACGATTCAGGCAGCGGCTGGCCCAGCTTCTGGCAATCCGCCAACCCGGAGGCGATAGAAGAACGTGTCGATCACAGTCTGATGATGGCACGCACAGAAGTCCTTTGCCGACATTGCCACAGCCATTTAGGGCATGTTTTTAATGACGGACCACCCCCAACTGGGTTACGCTATTGCATTAACTCTGCTTCACTTGAATTTGAACCCCAACCTTGA
- a CDS encoding encapsulin-associated ferritin-like protein, producing MANEGYHEALEKLSDATQDMHRAITSLMEELEAVDWYNQRVDACTDPELKEILMHNRDEEKEHAAMVLEWIRRRDPVLDHELRDNLFKTGKIAGQHD from the coding sequence ATGGCAAACGAAGGCTATCATGAAGCACTGGAAAAATTAAGCGATGCAACTCAGGATATGCACCGGGCGATTACTTCTTTAATGGAAGAGCTGGAAGCGGTTGACTGGTATAACCAGCGTGTCGATGCCTGTACCGATCCGGAGCTCAAGGAAATTCTCATGCATAATCGCGATGAAGAAAAAGAGCATGCCGCCATGGTGCTGGAATGGATCCGGCGTCGCGACCCGGTGCTGGATCACGAGTTGCGCGATAACCTGTTTAAAACCGGCAAGATCGCCGGGCAGCATGATTAA
- a CDS encoding HAD family hydrolase gives MQLQALIFDVDGTLADTERDGHRVAFNAAFREYGLDWEWDVALYGQLLAVTGGKERMKYYVESFRPDYTPPADFNDLVVELHRAKTRHYTDMLQQGGIPLRPGVKRLIQEARDAGLRLAIATTTTPENVTALLKYSMADDAADWFEVIAAGDIIPAKKPAPDIYVWAMQQMGLPAEACFAFEDSENGIRSSLGAGLKTLVTINDYTQNHDFSGAAAVVSDMGETGAAPQIISGSLHGEPYVNLAAIRAWHAAQ, from the coding sequence ATGCAATTACAAGCTCTCATATTTGACGTTGACGGCACGCTTGCCGACACCGAGCGCGACGGCCATCGCGTCGCTTTTAATGCTGCCTTCCGCGAATACGGACTGGACTGGGAATGGGATGTCGCCCTTTATGGGCAATTGCTCGCCGTTACCGGTGGCAAGGAGCGCATGAAATACTATGTCGAGTCATTCCGCCCCGACTATACGCCGCCCGCCGACTTCAATGATCTGGTTGTGGAATTGCATCGCGCCAAAACTCGCCACTATACCGATATGCTGCAACAAGGCGGCATTCCGTTGCGGCCTGGCGTAAAACGGCTGATACAGGAAGCCCGCGATGCCGGTTTGCGTCTGGCAATCGCGACCACGACCACACCGGAAAACGTCACTGCATTGCTTAAATACAGCATGGCTGACGATGCAGCGGACTGGTTCGAAGTCATCGCCGCAGGCGATATCATTCCTGCAAAGAAACCGGCGCCCGACATTTACGTATGGGCGATGCAGCAGATGGGACTGCCCGCCGAAGCCTGCTTCGCTTTCGAAGACTCGGAAAACGGCATTCGTTCCAGCCTGGGCGCCGGATTAAAGACGCTCGTCACCATCAATGACTACACGCAGAATCATGATTTCAGCGGCGCAGCCGCTGTCGTCAGTGACATGGGCGAAACCGGTGCCGCGCCGCAAATAATCAGCGGCAGCTTGCATGGCGAGCCTTATGTCAATCTGGCTGCAATACGAGCCTGGCATGCCGCGCAATAG
- the dksA gene encoding RNA polymerase-binding protein DksA, producing MATEFTKFTPYTPKADEEYMNAAQLLHFRKILEAWKAELSQDIDGTIHAMQEDATLFADPNDRASQESDMALELRNRDRERKLIKKIDETLAKIDHDEYGYCEACGVEIGLKRLEARPTATLCIDCKTLDEFRERQVAR from the coding sequence ATGGCCACAGAATTTACTAAATTTACTCCCTATACTCCCAAAGCTGATGAAGAGTATATGAATGCAGCACAACTTCTTCATTTTCGCAAAATACTTGAGGCTTGGAAAGCGGAGTTGTCGCAAGACATCGATGGTACCATTCATGCCATGCAAGAAGACGCAACCTTGTTCGCCGATCCGAACGACCGTGCCAGTCAGGAATCCGACATGGCTCTGGAATTACGCAACCGCGACCGTGAGCGTAAATTGATCAAGAAGATCGATGAGACGCTTGCCAAGATCGATCACGATGAATACGGGTATTGTGAAGCCTGTGGCGTTGAAATCGGCTTGAAACGGCTGGAAGCGCGCCCGACAGCAACCCTGTGCATAGATTGCAAAACTCTGGATGAGTTCCGCGAGCGTCAGGTCGCCCGCTAA
- the pnp gene encoding polyribonucleotide nucleotidyltransferase, translating into MKITKSFQFGRHTVTLETGEIARQAGGAVLVSMDDTVVLVTVVGKKEVKAGQDFFPLTVDYQEKTYAAGKIPGGFFKREGKPSEKETLTSRLIDRPLRPLFPEAFYNEVQIIATVLSSNPEVDSDIPALIGASAALAVSGIPFAGPIGAARVGFINNEYVLNPLASELPNSAMDLVVAGTAQAVLMVESEAQELPEDIMLGAVVYGHQQMQAAINAINELADEVNPEPWNWEAPAANVELIAKVTAAAEAGLIQAYNIRQKGARSQEIEAVRSRVMEQLVTADMDTLAVNEISDIFHNLEAKIVRGQILNGEPRIDGRDTRTVRPITIRTGVLPRTHGSALFTRGETQALVIATLGTGRDEQKIDALQGEYSDRFMLHYNMPPYATGETGRVGTPKRREIGHGRLAKRALAAMLPSREDFGYTMRVVSEITESNGSSSMASVCGGCLALMDAGVPMKAHVAGIAMGLIKEENRFAVLTDILGDEDHLGDMDFKVAGTEAGITALQMDIKITGITKEIMKAALDQAKEGRMHILGLMRSVVDSPRVEMSAYAPRIITMKINPEKIRDVIGKGGAVIRALTEETGTQIDIGEDGTVKIACTSEEAGEIAKKRISEITAEVEVGKAYEGTVIKLLDFGAIVTVLPGKDGLLHISQIAHERVNAVSDYLKEGQPVTVKVLEADEKGRLRLSMKALIEAPKKEEEAPAAEQ; encoded by the coding sequence ATGAAGATTACCAAATCGTTCCAATTCGGTCGCCACACCGTCACCCTGGAAACCGGCGAAATCGCTCGCCAGGCTGGTGGCGCAGTATTAGTCAGCATGGACGACACCGTCGTTTTAGTAACGGTCGTTGGCAAAAAAGAAGTAAAAGCCGGCCAGGATTTCTTCCCGCTGACCGTCGATTATCAGGAAAAAACCTATGCTGCAGGTAAAATTCCTGGCGGTTTCTTCAAACGCGAAGGCAAACCTTCGGAAAAAGAAACGCTCACTTCACGCTTGATCGACCGCCCGCTGCGTCCATTATTCCCTGAAGCCTTTTACAACGAAGTTCAGATCATCGCTACCGTGTTATCGAGCAACCCTGAAGTTGACTCCGACATTCCTGCGCTGATCGGTGCTTCCGCTGCGCTCGCAGTATCCGGCATCCCTTTCGCCGGCCCCATCGGCGCTGCGCGCGTAGGCTTCATCAACAACGAATATGTGCTGAACCCGCTGGCAAGCGAATTGCCCAATTCCGCAATGGATCTGGTTGTTGCCGGTACTGCACAAGCGGTACTGATGGTCGAATCCGAAGCGCAGGAACTGCCGGAAGATATCATGCTGGGCGCTGTTGTGTACGGTCACCAGCAAATGCAGGCGGCGATCAACGCCATCAACGAACTGGCCGATGAAGTCAATCCCGAACCATGGAATTGGGAAGCACCTGCAGCCAATGTGGAATTGATTGCCAAAGTCACCGCAGCTGCCGAAGCCGGCTTGATCCAGGCATACAACATCCGCCAAAAAGGCGCTCGCTCGCAGGAAATCGAAGCCGTACGCAGCCGCGTGATGGAACAGCTCGTTACTGCGGATATGGATACACTGGCTGTCAACGAAATCAGCGATATTTTCCATAACCTCGAAGCCAAAATCGTTCGTGGTCAGATCCTGAATGGCGAACCCCGTATTGACGGTCGCGATACCCGCACCGTGCGCCCGATCACCATCCGCACCGGCGTATTGCCGCGCACGCATGGCTCCGCCCTGTTTACCCGCGGCGAAACCCAGGCGCTGGTCATTGCCACTCTCGGCACCGGCCGCGATGAACAGAAAATCGATGCACTGCAAGGCGAATACAGCGACCGTTTCATGCTGCATTACAACATGCCTCCGTATGCTACCGGCGAAACCGGTCGCGTCGGCACACCGAAGCGTCGTGAGATCGGCCACGGCCGTCTGGCCAAGCGCGCACTCGCAGCAATGCTGCCAAGCCGCGAAGACTTCGGCTACACCATGCGCGTGGTTTCTGAAATCACCGAATCCAACGGCTCATCGTCAATGGCTTCCGTTTGCGGCGGCTGCCTGGCACTGATGGATGCAGGCGTGCCGATGAAAGCGCACGTTGCCGGTATCGCCATGGGCCTGATCAAGGAAGAAAACCGCTTTGCGGTGTTGACCGACATCCTCGGCGACGAAGATCACCTCGGCGACATGGACTTCAAGGTAGCCGGTACCGAAGCCGGTATCACCGCATTGCAAATGGACATCAAGATCACCGGCATCACCAAGGAAATCATGAAGGCCGCACTGGATCAGGCCAAGGAAGGCCGCATGCATATTCTTGGCCTGATGAGGAGCGTTGTTGATTCGCCGCGTGTGGAAATGTCTGCTTATGCGCCGCGCATCATCACCATGAAGATCAATCCGGAGAAAATCCGTGACGTTATCGGCAAAGGCGGTGCAGTTATCCGCGCGCTCACCGAAGAAACCGGCACCCAGATTGATATCGGCGAAGACGGCACCGTCAAAATCGCTTGTACCAGCGAAGAAGCCGGGGAGATCGCGAAAAAACGCATCTCCGAAATCACTGCCGAAGTCGAAGTCGGTAAAGCCTACGAAGGTACGGTTATCAAACTACTGGATTTTGGCGCGATCGTCACCGTATTGCCAGGCAAGGATGGTTTGCTGCATATCTCGCAAATCGCCCATGAACGCGTCAATGCGGTAAGCGACTACCTCAAGGAAGGCCAACCGGTTACGGTCAAAGTACTGGAAGCCGACGAGAAAGGCCGTTTGCGTCTTTCCATGAAAGCGCTGATCGAAGCACCGAAGAAGGAAGAAGAAGCACCGGCTGCTGAACAGTAA
- the rpsO gene encoding 30S ribosomal protein S15, with protein sequence MAVTAQQKAQLVAEYQHAAGDTGSSEVQVALLTARINDLTEHFKANSKDHHSRRGLLKMVSRRRKLLDYLKRTNNDSYRNLLTKLGLRK encoded by the coding sequence ATGGCTGTTACTGCCCAACAAAAAGCGCAACTCGTTGCAGAATATCAACACGCTGCAGGCGATACAGGCTCTTCCGAAGTTCAGGTCGCACTGCTGACCGCACGCATCAATGACTTGACCGAGCACTTCAAGGCCAATTCCAAAGATCACCATTCACGTCGTGGCTTGTTAAAAATGGTTAGCCGTCGCCGTAAATTGCTTGACTACCTGAAGCGCACCAACAATGACAGCTACCGTAATCTGCTCACCAAGCTTGGTCTGCGTAAATAA